A genomic stretch from Leptodactylus fuscus isolate aLepFus1 chromosome 10, aLepFus1.hap2, whole genome shotgun sequence includes:
- the LOC142183139 gene encoding olfactory receptor 8A1-like — protein MDFNNQFNATWFSIEGLSNLPELRYPVLTIFLCIYLIILFGNLTIFAVVCWNPRLHTPMYMFLMNLSIIDIGYTSNLLPNLLCMFIINNNAISFWGCMSQVYFFVAFACTEILLLAAMAYDRYVAICQPLHYIIVMNVRKSAGLTVTAWSVGFIDASGHLRAISKLSFCASHLIDHFFCDIIPLLKISCSDTSGVEMLNYIEGTILVGTAFLLTLVSYIFIISSIVRIQSTSGRQKAFSTCSSHLTCVCLFYGTLICVYVRPTSSYSPKQDKFISLLYAILVPLLNPLIYSLKNQEIKSSIVKLTSKIKI, from the coding sequence ATGGATTTTAATAATCAGTTTAACGCAACCTGGTTTTCCATCGAAGGATTATCCAACCTTCCAGAGCTCCGATACCCAGTTCTTACAATATTTTTATGTATCTATTTGATTATTCTTTTTGGCAATCTTACCATTTTTGCTGTCGTTTGCTGGAATCCTCGTCTCCATACTCCAATGTACATGTTTTTGATGAATCTTTCTATCATCGACATTGGTTATACCTCCAATCTTCTGCCTAACCTACTATGCATGTTCATCATTAACAATAACGCTATATCATTTTGGGGTTGTATGAGCCAGGTGTATTTCTTTGTAGCGTTTGCATGCACTGAAATCCTCTTACTTGCCGCCATGGCGTATGACCGCTATGTAGCTATCTGCCagccattacattacattattgttATGAATGTGAGGAAGTCGGCAGGTCTCACGGTCACTGCCTGGTCAGTTGGGTTTATAGACGCTAGCGGACATTTGCGAGCTATATCGAAGCTATCTTTTTGTGCATCTCATCTTattgaccacttcttctgtgatATAATTCCTCTACTAAAAATTTCCTGCAGTGATACATCCGGAGTAGAAATGCTTAACTATATAGAAGGAACCATTTTAGTCGGGACGGCATTTCTGCTTACACTAGtgtcatatatatttattatatctaGCATCGTAAGAATACAATCGACATCAGGTAGACAAAAAGCCTTCTCTACTTGCTCTTCTCACTTGACATGTGTTTGCCTGTTTTACGGGACGTTAATCTGTGTCTATGTGAGACCAACCTCAAGTTACTCCCCAAAACAGGACAAGTTCATATCTCTTCTGTACGCCATTCTGGTTCCTCTCCTAAATCCTCTTATCTACAGTCTAAAAAATCAGGAAATAAAAAGTTCTATTGTGAAACTCACGAGCAAGATTAAGATCTGA